From a region of the Salvelinus alpinus chromosome 2, SLU_Salpinus.1, whole genome shotgun sequence genome:
- the LOC139568068 gene encoding uncharacterized protein yields MWYRKKASKSTSNTRDTADDGQGDTSPVYDNISNMVMTSTAAQTAATDDQDDVHHASFHFSRSKIQEVPLYSTVHLHQPQKQDQDVQYTAVKFNLPISATQPAAAQAAEEEPTVLYSTVIKPKTKKT; encoded by the exons ATGTGGTACAG GAAAAAAGCCTCCaaatccacctccaacacaagaGACACAGCAGATGATGGACAG ggaGACACTAGTCCAGTGTATGACAACATCTCAAACATGGTCATGACCTCTACTGCAGCACAGACAGCAGCCACAGACGACCAGGATGATGTTCACCACGCCAGCTTCCACTTCTCTCGCTCCAAAATACAGGAAGTGCCTCTGTACTCCACCGTCCATCTGCATCAACCACAGAAACAGGACCAAGATGTCCAATACACTGCTGTGAAATTCAACCTCCCCATTTCTGCCACCCA aCCCGCAGCAGCACAAGCAGCTGAGGAGGAGCCCACTGTGCTCTACAGTACAGTCATCAAACCCAaaaccaagaagacctga